The Drosophila yakuba strain Tai18E2 chromosome X, Prin_Dyak_Tai18E2_2.1, whole genome shotgun sequence DNA segment CACGTTCCCAAATACTCATTGCACTTATCTACAATGATTGAGTTTACCCACCACCATTTATACAGCCAAGTATCCTTAAAGTTGTCTTATGAAGTGGCAGCATGGTAGCGTGGAACCTTGCCCCTCTCATCAACCATCGCCTATTGCCCAACAACCTGTGACCCCGGCATCGTCCACCGTCCATCGCCCACTTTCAAGGCCATCCGCCAAGTGCCAGCCctaatttgcacattttaaaTAGGCCTCGCCATCTCCTTTTTGGGAAACTTGGAAAACTCGGGCCTTGGGCCTTATTAAACAGATGGGCTCCTTTATAAATCCAAGGGGGGTTTGTGGCATGGTGGCGTGGACAGGGATTAGCCAGGCTGGTCTAGATTTATGCACAGACGCCTTCGTTTTGGTGGACGAACGCCgtgaaattgaaaagtttcaGCTTGCAGCCTTTTCTAcatgcactcaaaaaaaaaagtatacaCGTATTTCATAGGGTACCAAGATTTATTTGAGGAGAGCATAGTGAGTTGTGTCACTCAAAGCCCTTTTAATTGCAGGGTGACAGCGGAGCGGCCTCGCAGAGCTGCATAAACCAGGGTTTCGGGCAGGCCAAAAACTACGGCACTCTCCGGCCGCCTACTCCGCCGGAGGACTCTGGGTCGGCGAGTGGCCAGATGGCCGAGAACCTCACCTATGCCTGGCACAACATGGACATCTTCGGAGCGGTCAATCAGCCGGGATCCGGATGGCGGCAGCTGGTCAACCGGACACGCGGACTCTTCTGCAACGAGCGACACATACCGGCGCCCAGGAAACATCTACTTAAGAACGGTGAGTTTCAGTTCACAATTATACAGTCGGTGTGAAATCATAATTAAACCCCAGTTTGCGGCGTGGCCTATCCGGGTGAACTTTTGGCCGTGATGGGCAGTTCCGGGGCCGGAAAGACAACCCTGCTGAACGCACTTGCATTTCGATCGCCCCAGGGCATTCAAGTATCGCCATCCGGAATGCGACTGCTGAATGGGCAACCTGTAGACGCCAAGGAGATGCAGGCCAGGTGCGCTTATGTCCAGCAAGATGACCTGTTCATCGGCTCCCTGACGGCCAGGGAACACCTGATTTTCCAGGCCATGGTGCGAATGCCACGACACCTGACCTATCGGCAGCGTGTGGCCCGTGTGGACCAGGTGATCCAGGAGCTGTCGCTTAGCAAATGTCAGCATACGATCATCGGAGTGCCCGGCAGGGTTAAAGGTCTCTCCGGCGGGGAAAGGAAGCGATTGGCATTCGCCTCCGAGGCTCTAACTGATCCGCCGCTACTCATCTGCGATGAGCCCACCTCGGGACTGGACTCCTTCACCGCCCACAGCGTCGTCCAGGTGCTGAAGAAGCTGTCGCAGAAGGGCAAGACCGTCATCCTGACCATCCACCAGCCCTCCTCCGAGCTGTTTGAGCTCTTTGACAAGATCCTGCTGATGGCCGAGGGCAGGGTAGCTTTCCTGGGCACTCCCAGCGAAGCCGTCGACTTCTTCTCCTAGTGAGTGCAGTGTGTCTCTCACATAATCGTATTTTGCAATATATCTCAACTCTTTTGCAGCGTGGGAGCCCAGTGTCCCACCAACTACAATCCGGCGGACTTTTACGTACAGGTGTTGGCAGTTGTGCCCGGACGGGAGATCGAGTCCCGGGATCGAATCGCGAAGATCTGCGACAATTTTGCCATTAGCAAAGTAGCTCGGGATATGGAGCAGTTGTTGGCCACCAAAAATCTGGACAAGCCACTGGAGCATCCGGAGAATGGGTACACCTACAAGGCCACCTGGTTCATGCAATTCCGGGCGGTCCTGTGGCGATCCTGGCTGTCGGTGCTCAAGGAACCACTTCTCGTAAAAGTGCGACTAATTCAGACAACGGTGAGTGGTTCCACTGAAAACGAATGACATTCCGGAATAGTAGAATATACCTATATTCCGCTAGATTTTAGTTAGAATTGCCCTACCCCCTTTTTTAGTTGAGAGATGTAATGAGATGTAATAGTTTTGCAgaagataaataaatttcgaTAAACTCGCAAAAATTTTGAATATGAATTAATGAGATGCAAGTAATCATTTAACTTCCAGATGGTTGCGATCTTGATCGGCCTCATCTTTTTGGGCCAACAACTTACGCAAGTGGGTGTAATGAATATTAACGGAGCCATCTTCCTCTTCCTGACCAACATGACCTTCCAAAATGTCTTCGCCACGATTAATGTAAGtcttttttaatacatttgtatttaaatgatTGGAACTTAACTTTGGCTAACCCTCTTCTGAATTATTCTTTTTAGGTGTTCACCTCAGAGCTGCCAGTTTTTATGAGGGAGGCCCGGAGTCGACTTTATCGATGTGACACCTACTTTCTGGGCAAAACGATTGCCGAACTGCCGCTTTTTCTCACAGTGCCGCTGGTCTTCACGGCGATTGCCTATCCGATGATCGGCCTGCGGGCCGGAGTGCTGCACTTCTTTAACTGCCTGGCGCTGGTCACTCTGGTGGCCAATGTGTCCACGTCCTTCGGATACCTGATATCCTGCGCCAGCTCCTCGACCTCGATGGCGCTGTCTGTGGGTCCGCCGGTTATCATACCCTTCCTGCTGTTTGGCGGCTTCTTTTTGAACTCGGGCTCGGTGCCAGTGTACCTCAAATGGCTGTCGTACCTCTCGTGGTTCCGGTACGCCAACGAGGGTCTGCTGATAAACCAATGGGCGGACGTGGAGCCGGGCGAAATTAGCTGCACCTCGTCGAACACTACGTGCCCCAGTTCGGGCAAGGTCATCCTGGAGACGCTAAACTTCTCCGCCGCCGATCTGCCTCTGGACTATGTGGGTCTGGCCATTCTTATCGTGAGCTTTCGGGTGCTCGCATATCTGGCTCTAAGACTTCGCGCCAGGCGCAAGGAGTAGCcgacatacatatgtatatgtagctCCCAAATaactgcttgtttttttttaccattaTAACCATCGTGTTTACTGTTTATTGCCCCCCTCAAAAGCCAATGTAATTATGTTTGTGTCAATAAAATCAAGATCTGACCTATATAATACAAGTACTATCATTCCCACTCTGCTTTTAAAAGTTTATCGCCTATTTCGTAATGTCACccatacacatatgtacatatgtatgtatatcccaCAAGTAGACTTTGGATTTATCTTCCAACCAAAGGCATTACTCCGACATACCTAACATCAAAATCTTTTTCATCGCTACGGAAACCAAGCCTATATAAATCAcactatatattttgtatacgAAGTTTTCAAATCGCGCGCGCTCTGTTGTGCCAACTCACCTCCACCACACCACATTTCGTACGTTCTCTTTCGCTTTCGCCCACCCGCTCTCCCCCTCCCCGACGCGTTCATCTTTTGTTCGACGACCTTGGAGCGACGTTCGTTGGTTCCGTACGATTCGGTTTGCTCAAATAGTTCCAACTGGTTCAATTCGTCGCCAGATAAATAAGTTATTACATTTGTAAGTATAATTTCTTGGCCCCAGTATATGTGTATTGAAAGCAATAAGTAATTCCCTATCAGctgtatttcatttaatggCTTTTTAAGATATATTCTATTGAACAGTTCGGAATAATTAGTGTTACAATTTTACCTGTAGGGGACCAGTGTCCAGTGTTTGTTCCTTGTGTGCATGCATCTGAAAAAAAGTGGTCATATTAgtgttatttatatatactaataataataataacaataatgataataaaaataatatttaacttcACGTTGAATATGCTTGAACTTCTAGGGAACTAGTTCGCGACCACGcttgctctccctctctgcTTCTGCTTATCTATGGCTCTTTGGCttgctctctcgctctctttgTGTGCGTGGGGGCagtgtgttttttgttgttttgcgctttatgtgttgtattttgtgtgtttggctgaagtatttaaaacaaaagtgcaGCGGAAATagttaataacaaaatattagTCGACGGTAGCGGTCCGGTTGTTTTCGTGCTCATCGCGAGtacgtatttatttttaaagaagtaTAAACGCGAAAAGCAAGAGAACGCGGCataaattttgttgttttctgcgttttgtttgttaattttCCAATTGCAAAGGCAAAttgcggttttttttttttttttttttttgctttgcttttccaACGTGGCAACGTGAATGTGTGGGTGTGCTTTGGTGTCTGcaagtgtgtgagtgcgtgcgTGTTTGTTTATTGGTAAAtcgcagaaaaatatttaattgatttttcacCGGTTTATTTCCTAACCTCAAACGCAACATAATCATCTTCTTCTTCGTTGCCAGCTGTTGCATACAACatataacaacaacaacaaatagagaaacaaaaacaaacgcaGAAATAATAGCAGCCTAATATAGGAAAAACGGCGAGAAAAGCCGCAAAAAACCACAAGCATGAATATTGATTCGCTGAAAAACGAGTGGGAGGAACTCAACAAGGAGTATGCCGAACTGGAGgtaagtttatatttatatatatatatatatatgtatattctcgTACCTGTGTAGATTTGAGCAGTAATTCCCAAAGATTATATAGATATCAATACAAAAATTCGAAAACAAGAAAGAGGCACGCGCACAAGCACCGACACACGTGTGTCTGTGTCGCTTTCACCTTGGAAAAAAAATCAGCTGCTTTTTCTTGCCAAAAGAACTAAATGTAGTCCCCCAAGAACTAAACTCTTTCCAATAAATTTGCTAACTATTAACAACAGGAAATGTTTAACTCCATTATAAGTTGCATCATTTATTACGTTTTTTGTTATCACaagatttaaaaatacaaattttaaaaaacagcTGTACATATTATGCTGATAGGTTGGTGATAAACAGGTCTATTATCGAAATAAGTTTACAGCTGCATTGTCTTTAAAGAATGGTCGACTTAAACCACCATATATGATATCAGTAACAGTATCGAATGCCTTGATCGCCTGTTTTGAAAGACTATTGAACTCAATGTTGGTATATGGTTTTTTATAACGATTGTAGAAAGATATAATACCATCTACTATTGAACTTTGAACTGAGATGCTCGGCAAGGGTATGCAAAACTCGGATGCCGAAGCCGCCACCTTTTCCGCCTTTTCCGTGTTCTGAATGGTCTTGCTTATTCCTTTCCAACCCTTTCTTTTATTCCCGCCGATCACAGAGCTGCAACAGGCGGTACATCGAgctgctggagcagctgcacaGCCACCAACAAATGTGCTTCAATGAGATCAAGCATCAGCGGTACCGCATGAACCAGATAACGGCGTCTCTGCGACAGTGAGTATTGGAGGTCATCAACCCTGAATTATTTGGAAGAACCTCCGAGGAGGGGGCTCCCACTGTAGCGTAAAAAGCAGATGTAGTAATGCACTTATTTTTAAGTATTCCTGAATCAGATTTAGTGCTCTGTGGATTAGAGACTATTTATTTCTTACGCGATATAAGCCAGTTTGCTTACCAACTTCAGTTATTTATTATACTCTACAGTAATATAACTGCGGTAATCATTAGCCATTATATCTGTTCCTCGAAAGCTGCGCGATCTTTGCACAATGACTTTTCCATTCCAATCGCTTTTGCACCTTGAAAATCGGGGCATTTTCCCACCCTCTTGTCGACGCTTTCGCGGGGATTTTgagctgtgtgtgtttgcacgATTGGAATTTGACTTCAATCAATTATAGCCGTCTAATCAGGCGAACACACGCATTTCAGCACTCGAGCGAGCACTTGCGTTTGATAAGTGGGTAGAGCAGCAGGGAACACAGGTCTTGCGGCAATTAGTCAGGCGGTAATCAGTTCTTATCGAGCAACTGAGGAACTAAACTGGCAACAGTTGGTTGGATCGCTCGGAAACAGTGTTTTTacaactgttttttttttcttggccGTGATAAAACTTCTGATAAACCAGAGTCCCCGAGCTAAAGAGCCCCAGAGCCCCTAGACTTTGCTCAACGTCCACCCAAGACTACGACTATTCGGGTTCCGTTTTATGGTTGCCTCGTAAAAATAACTGTTGCCTGATACGCTCGACAAAAAAATaggtatatatgtacataaaaagGGGGAGTGGAGCATTCTGCCCGACTGCAAATTAAACCGAAAACTGCCCAGCTGACCAGCTGCCCTTGACCCTCCATCGTAATCGCACAGACACACTCACCTGCGCAACAcgcaatcccaatcccagcaAACACAATCACATACACAGTTGTGCAGACACAGTGGGACGACATGCGCCAGATAGAAAGATAGATTTTTGAATTCCATCTATATGCTTTCCGTTTTTGTTGAAATACAATGATATTCGGggaaaaagagagagaaatcactttttaatttcacaatAATTACTATTCTCTGCCGCAGGGTGGCGAATTGCTTTACCTCGCATGCAAAACACCGCCTCAACTTAGACCCACTGTGCGGCCAAGGCTTTTCGCTTTTATACTTGATATTTGTTTTGAGCGCGGTTTCGCAGCGAGTGGAGGAGAAATCGCTTGCATTGGCGCGCTTTTGAACGCTCTCAAATATGGGGTATACAAATAGCTGGCTGGGCGATGATGAAACACCAGATTCTTAACACTTTTATTGAGAGCCTTtcatttgtttgatttctgtttttgatTGTTGGCTAATCGCGAGCTTTTATTTCCCTATttatacttttgtttttcgcgTGTGTCGCGTGTTTGGCGTCACGTTGCAACCGTTTGCTGAACCCCGCAAACCCGTGAACGCATTTAGTGGGtcacataaattatgcaattcGCGGAGTGATAGCTAAAATCAACTGATTACCATCTTAACCTGACAGGTGCTACACGGGTACAAAAATCACCATATTCgtatttcaaaatttataaCAGACAGCACTAGATCTCTTTCTATATTTTAGCTACGGTcctaagttttatttaaaccCTCTATTAAACAAATCGATGTTTGAATGTTAGATGATATCTTACATCTAGATCATACATCTGTGCggactttgtttattttctccCAGTGTGAGCACAGAAAACCTGTTACACTCGCGATGTTTTTGTCGCTGATTCGCTGGCTTTCCGCCGTTTTTTATTCCAAGTCAAATGAATTTGAATTGAGGCATGCAAATTGGGTGCCGGAGTTACGGATTTGGCTCCTGTTCTTTGCTTGCTGTTCGAgtgcaaacattaaaaacaaaaggaaacaatTCAAATGCATTTAGCATCATCGCTGTCGAGCTCCAGCGAACACTCAAATATTGTTTATTCACTAATGATCAAATAGAGTTGGGTAAGCTCGTTTTGTAACCATTTTGTTGGCTAGATATATCTCagttaattgtaattgtaGAGTTGGGTGTGTGTACATAAAGaagcttttaatttgtttgcactttaaagtgttttttgcttttttggtcGCATGATATTGTGAGAGGATTCTTTGAATACTTTTCAGACTCGCCCTCTTGTCTATGATTTGAGACATTTGAACGTGTTTTGGGCTAATTAGTAGTAGTAGCAATTAGTAAAATTTCACAATTAGAACTATAGAAATTTCCATGAAATCGTTAAATCGTTAGAGGTTCTATCATTTTCGGGCTTTCTATGGAAATTTCCCATTATCTTGTACGAAATAATCTGGAACAGATTGGCAAGTAATCATCCCAGACGATATTGGTGGCAAGTATAGGGTTGCGTTCCCATAAGCAAATGGAGCGGAAACTAATATAATCGGACCACTTTGTATGGTCACCTTCATTTCGCCGTATCGCAATGGCTCTGGACACGTTATCTGTCCATCGGCTTCAACGGGGTATTAGAGGTGTTCAGAAATAAAACAACTATAAATCTACCTTTGACGAGCCATATAGATGTGCACTGAAGGCGGAACCGAACATACGTTTATGGTAACTGTTAATTGACCGAATAAACCACGCCGCCCACTTTGGCCATCAATTATGCGCATCTAAATTGAACTTTGACGCTAGAAATTCTTTTTTCTGCCGCACAGTTCCCATGTTCTGGCAATAAACCAATAACTATAAGcgaataaattacaaaaatatggCTTAAAGTGAAGCGTGTGTCaatcaataaaacaataaacgtAAGTTCGAACAAAGTCCGAAATAgattttatgttaatttatgGGAATAtaacaaaaccaaatgaaataaaaacaaatttcgcCACTGATACGATAGTTTAAGTACCTTATACACATAATCTAATCGCgattttttcgccttttggCCGACAGTAGTCCATTCAAGTCTtgtatagatatatatgtatgttcttTTGTAAATTACACAATTCAAAGTTTCTATAAATTACAACttttaaatacaaacaaaataaattttaggGCTTATTGATACGGctattttacatttatttacaagGTACTGTCTTTATCTACGACACTG contains these protein-coding regions:
- the LOC6524357 gene encoding protein white isoform X1, with amino-acid sequence MGQEDQELLIRGGSKHPSAEHLNNGDSGAASQSCINQGFGQAKNYGTLRPPTPPEDSGSASGQMAENLTYAWHNMDIFGAVNQPGSGWRQLVNRTRGLFCNERHIPAPRKHLLKNVCGVAYPGELLAVMGSSGAGKTTLLNALAFRSPQGIQVSPSGMRLLNGQPVDAKEMQARCAYVQQDDLFIGSLTAREHLIFQAMVRMPRHLTYRQRVARVDQVIQELSLSKCQHTIIGVPGRVKGLSGGERKRLAFASEALTDPPLLICDEPTSGLDSFTAHSVVQVLKKLSQKGKTVILTIHQPSSELFELFDKILLMAEGRVAFLGTPSEAVDFFSYVGAQCPTNYNPADFYVQVLAVVPGREIESRDRIAKICDNFAISKVARDMEQLLATKNLDKPLEHPENGYTYKATWFMQFRAVLWRSWLSVLKEPLLVKVRLIQTTMVAILIGLIFLGQQLTQVGVMNINGAIFLFLTNMTFQNVFATINVFTSELPVFMREARSRLYRCDTYFLGKTIAELPLFLTVPLVFTAIAYPMIGLRAGVLHFFNCLALVTLVANVSTSFGYLISCASSSTSMALSVGPPVIIPFLLFGGFFLNSGSVPVYLKWLSYLSWFRYANEGLLINQWADVEPGEISCTSSNTTCPSSGKVILETLNFSAADLPLDYVGLAILIVSFRVLAYLALRLRARRKE
- the LOC6524357 gene encoding protein white isoform X2; the encoded protein is MTHKSEGDSGAASQSCINQGFGQAKNYGTLRPPTPPEDSGSASGQMAENLTYAWHNMDIFGAVNQPGSGWRQLVNRTRGLFCNERHIPAPRKHLLKNVCGVAYPGELLAVMGSSGAGKTTLLNALAFRSPQGIQVSPSGMRLLNGQPVDAKEMQARCAYVQQDDLFIGSLTAREHLIFQAMVRMPRHLTYRQRVARVDQVIQELSLSKCQHTIIGVPGRVKGLSGGERKRLAFASEALTDPPLLICDEPTSGLDSFTAHSVVQVLKKLSQKGKTVILTIHQPSSELFELFDKILLMAEGRVAFLGTPSEAVDFFSYVGAQCPTNYNPADFYVQVLAVVPGREIESRDRIAKICDNFAISKVARDMEQLLATKNLDKPLEHPENGYTYKATWFMQFRAVLWRSWLSVLKEPLLVKVRLIQTTMVAILIGLIFLGQQLTQVGVMNINGAIFLFLTNMTFQNVFATINVFTSELPVFMREARSRLYRCDTYFLGKTIAELPLFLTVPLVFTAIAYPMIGLRAGVLHFFNCLALVTLVANVSTSFGYLISCASSSTSMALSVGPPVIIPFLLFGGFFLNSGSVPVYLKWLSYLSWFRYANEGLLINQWADVEPGEISCTSSNTTCPSSGKVILETLNFSAADLPLDYVGLAILIVSFRVLAYLALRLRARRKE